The Orcinus orca chromosome 21, mOrcOrc1.1, whole genome shotgun sequence genomic interval ATACAAATTATATCATTGCCTGTTTCTAAGAGGACAATCCAGGCAGTTTTGTCAAGATCAGGATGGAACCAGCCAAAATACAACTATCTACACAAAAGCCCCAAGTGCTTGCAGTATCTGAGGCGGAGGCGTGCAGCCGAACAGGCCGAAGATCCAAGGCACACAAGGCCAAGCGGCCTGTCGTAACCCTCGAAGCAGCTTGACATGTCATTCTCACAAAAGCGCATGCCACTTGTCATGACATTCCGGATGGTACAGGTTGCATCATATGTATATAGTTATATGTTCAACTATAATTTATGATCACACCAGTCACAAACGGGGGATGAATCAGCAAAGAATATAAATACATACTGGGTTCTGCCTAATTCCTTTTAAGCCTGTGGCAAAGTGGTACCCCATGTTCTCagcctctgcctttctctctgacCAGCCACCACTTAATATCATTTAAGTTAATAATATGGGTTATGAAGTCCCCATTCATAACACAAATTGGCTGTGTATTTTGAGACTCAAAGCTACAAGTGTGTAGCTATTTTCACCCAGGCACAGAGTCTATGATTCATTAGTGAAAATTCTCATATGGCTTTTTTGTAAGATGAGGTATAATTTGTCCAAAGTCCACAAACCAAGACCTAATTAGGATTACTTGACTCTTAAACTGCTCCAGTAGTGAATAAAAAGTTAATACTGATCTTCCTAAAAATGATCTGACAATACAAATCAAGAGTCTGAAGAACGTCTGTACCCTGTCGGAAACAGACTTATAAGAAATAATCAGGGCTGTGGACAAAGATTTAAATATGAAGATTCTTATCAAAGTTTATTTACAatagagaaaatttggaaaaaaatctaagtatcccacaataagaaaataaattatagtcTCTTTATATGAAGGAatattatgcagtcattaaaaagcATGTCAGAAAAATTATAATACTAATACACTCAAAATTAGCAGTCATGATTAAAAAGTtaagatattaaattttatatatatcaatacTATGATCCTATACTATACTACTATGCACAGaataaatactgaaagaaaagacAGTGAGTTACATTGGTAGTTATGGCTGGGTGGTACTGATTCTGTTTTCACctctatatttttctgtattttccacaaAATACAGTGTCTACAGTGATCTTGTATTCGTTTTATATTCATAAGAATAATACACAATACAAATTAAAGATATATCTGGATCATACAAGGCACTGCACAAGATATAAAGCTAGGGAATAAAAGCTGCTCTGTATATGTAACTTTTAAAGGAGTGGTCCCTACATCAGCATCATATAGAAACTCAGAAGCCCTCAACCGTGTAAATCACTGATGGGCTCTAGGAGCTTTGACATGTAAATTACTCAAGCTCTTCTCCCCACGCTAAGGACACATTCTCCATAGACAGAGGCTTACAGAATCCCTTGGCTCGTATTCCTCTGCCTGTCCCATAAAACATGACCTAGCAAGTCCCTTTCAGTCAAGTCTGAAAGAGGAGCAGAGGGCCCCAGGTAACATGATGCACCCAGAGCACGTCTGCAGCTCTGACAGGTGCAAACAACTCCACTCgtctaaatataaatggatttaaGCAGTTTGGAAACAGTCTTCCCCACTTTCTATTCTGATCTAGCAAAAGAATGTTCTCTTCTTTAGTTCTGACTCGATGctggttatttttatttagattcaCTTTGCAATCACTTTCATTCAAAGAGAAGCAATGTTagaatttgaagaagaaagaaagaaagaaaaagatttctcTTCCAGAATCTTCCATGATTTGAGCTGTTTCTGAAATGTTTTCAGTTGAGGAGGAGATAAGGCATTAAcaatatattttcaaactttctggATGAGCAAAAAAGCTGCTGTTTACACATGCAGAAGGAAGCAGCGTCCAATATTTAAGCCAGAAAGAGGATCTAATTTTTAATCAATGGCGTGGAAATTCTTTGGGGGAACGTATAGAACTCTGTGCCATTTCCAATTCCTGCCATGCTCTCTTCCCATTACCCCTAAACTCTAACTCCCCCTTCAGGATCCTGCTCAACGGTCACTTCTCAAAGGTCAGCCTTCTCAGactttcccctcccctgccccactgccAGACATGCACAGTCTTCCTCTTAGCTCCCCTAAGAAAGACTTGCCTTTCACACATTCATCCCACATCATTATATATTAGCTTAAGAGCTTCTCGAGAGTAAGATAATATTTCACTCATTTTTCCATTTCCAGCACCCATGTTTACGGTAGTTAATAGTgtgctgttgaatgaatgaacaaatgtgtAAGAGAGAACTGAAAAAGTCACAGATGAGCCCAAGTGCAAGAAGAAGACAGTGCTACTAACAGCCATGAAAAACAACAGCTTATGGTAAAATGATCATTAGCTATGCTTAGCCACTGTTAGGCTTCCTGGTTTTTGCGGGGAGGAGGGTTGGcttattaaatgaaattaagGCTACAATTCAAAGCCAGATATTAGAAAAGGAACTTGGTATGCATTGACTAACAggttgaaattttccattttcagtttcCCTCTTTGTGGCTATAACATGAAAGGGTGAAGCAAGACTGTGTCTAAGGGCCAGTCCAGCTCTCAGGTTCTGGAACTCGGGACTGCTGTGAATTCTACTGGAACAGTTCTCCAGAGCTTGCTTCCCAGCTCTATCCTGATCGCAAAGACTGCGCTCTTTGTAAACTCATAGACGCTACACTCCTACCTACCAAGACTggggtgtgccacaactaagttTAGCCCCACTCTCCCGGACTGAAATAGTCACCTAAACCACAGGGATGATTTCCTAGATCTATGTAAGGAAGATGCTTCCAAAACCTAACACTATAAAATTGTATTTACTTGTCCCAACTCCTTCCCAGTTTGGTTCAGATCGCCCTTTGCCTGCATACATTTTGCAATACCTGTTGGCTTTTTATCTCTGCCCATTCCTCCAGCATGCTCCCTCCACTTGAGAAACGTAGCCAGCACTTGGCATCATAAATCTTCAACCTACTCATCAGCTAATAAAAGGGGGTTTAGAGTTGGCAAAGGGAATATTGCACAGAAACTTTATTTGCCAATCGCCTACCAATAGCTAATTTCACAGGTGGTCCTTTATCAGATTTGTCCattgaaagagaaggaagaggactaATGATCACCCTTCAGACAGGAAGACTGAGTCTCGGGAAGCTCTCTATGGAGCTGAAGGCTTCAACTGGATTATTGTAGTGGACTAGCGTTTTTGTCTTACATTCCTAGTAAAATTAGAAGCTGCTTTAAAATCTCTTACAGCAGAAATTCCCATATGCCATAGTCAATGTAATGAATTTTCAGAAAGCTAAACATATGCAATGTGAAGGACTAGCCTCTACTCTGAGATTATGCCCTTCCTGCATTTTATTGTTATTGCTGTTAAAgagtacttcttttaaaaataaaagatggtaaCAGACGATGGtaggatttgtttgttttagtgtcTTTACTTGGCACCTTAGAAAGCTGGCAATCCtatattaatttccaaaattcatTAAAACTGGAAAACTGGGATTCTCATCCCTAAAGTGGCTAGGGCAGAGCTGATCACCAAGGAGATGATATATATGACtatatacatgcatatttaaATTGATCTCATATGGGAGGAGGGGCTTCTAAGCTCTCTTCTAAGCTCCTCATTCTCTACAGATCTCAAGGCATAGCACAGAGATCACCGAGGCCCTGTGGTACAGGCTGAATCTGTTCATGCAGATTCAATTCAGGTAGTTTCCTCGAAAATATACCTACCTGAGAAACCCTCAACTATATATGCGGTATTCTGTGAGATGGGTATTGGTCCTTTGTCCCAATAACAACTTCATAAAAAGGATTTTACTGTATTCCTTTCACAGTAACACCTGGACCGTGATGGGCACAAAGCAAGCGTTCAGTAATTACTTACTTTCGACACTATCGCTGGAGCTGGGGATACTGATCCCGAAAAGGCTCCACCCAAAACGGAGGGGAACGCATTTGGCATTCTCTTGGGGCTCCTCTGGGCTCCACGTGTGATGGGGGAAGTAACTGTCCTCTGCGAACCCCCGGTAGCTGAAGTGTAAGACAAAGGCGGGGCGGGCGGGACGGCTGAATACAACTGCAACCAGGTCCGCGGGTGTAGAATGACTTTGCCCGGCTAGGACTTTGCCTAGGGAGAGGGAACTCTGCCAGCCGCCGGCGTCCAGCCCTCTTGCTGTAACGGGATGCTAGGCTGTAGGAAAGTGCCTCTGCCCCCTGGCGCCGGTCCTCGGGCTTCTGATGAAATTATGACCCACCGCCCTCTTCGCAGGCCCTGGACGCCAGCCCTATCATTCCGGGCGCGCAGCCGATCACGTGGCGCTGCGGTGCGCTGGGGGACCGCGGCTCCACGGCCATTGGTCGACGGCGCGCGTCCCGGGCGCGCCCATTGGCTATGGGGGGCGTTCACGTGAAAGGGGGTCTAGGATAACATCCCGAGTGGGGAGAAGTGGTCGCAAAGTTAAAGGGAGCCGTGCGGCGGCTGGGAGACCGAGTCCCGTGTGAGGGGCCGCAGGGAGGAGGCGGGCGGGCAGCTCTCGCGCAAGGACGGATGCGGCTGCCCGCGAAGGGTGCCGACCTGAGCCCCGGCCCCCGCTCCTGCTGTCGCCGCCGCTGCCCCTGCCACCCCGGCGCGGATGCTGCCGCGGGCTGGCGCCTCCGCACCTCGGGGCTTATGAGCTGTACCAGGTACGTCCCTCCCAAGCCCGCAAGGCCGGCTGCCCGGCCGCGGAGACGGCGGCGAGGGCGCGTAGCGGGGGCCGTCTTTGGTCGTGCCACCTACACTTTCTCCGTCCAACTTGCAATTACACTCTGGGAGTGGGACACTTTAGAAGGGCTCAAGGAGGCTGTTGCTTCCACGTGGGGAGGGCAATCCAGGGACCAGAGGTGGGATGGAGCCTGGCCGGACCCACGTGATGCACCGAGGTGGGGGTCCCGGCCGCGACGGGCGgcccgggggctgggggctgggacttCAGATACTCTTAATCCCTATTGTGACGAGTTCGAACCTGACACAAGGCTTTTCCACCTGGGACCCGACACTTCTAGAGAGTGTCCCCGGAGTTGAGCGATGGCGTCTCAGCACAGGGGAAAGTCGCTTCGTCTCTCCCCCGGCCTCGATTTCCCGGTACAACGTAGGGAAACACACTTGGTGATCTCTCAGGCCGCCGAGGGCGACGGGACACAGGACGCTGCGGCGGCCGGGGCCTCCCGGAGCAGAGCCACCTCCGGTTCCCGGTCCCCAGACGGGCTGTCCCGGGCCAGCGGAGGCGAGGTGGCCGCGCGGGGACGCTCTCGTGGCGCCGCTCCGCCTCGGGTGGCCCTGCTGCCCCGCCCTGGTGTGATAACTAGGGCTCCTCCTCCTCGTCGTCTTCCTCCCCCTGCCGGTCACAACTCCGGGAACCCAGCCCAAGGCCTGCCTCCCGGACACACCGAGGCTCACGTAGTCTGGTGGCGGCAGCCTCCCCTGCCACCTCCCTCCGGGCATTCCGATGCAGCGAGCCAGCTGGAAAGGGGGCTTCCCCGCGGCCCAACAGGTGGGTTCCGGACAGGCGAAGGACCtcggggaggggttgggggcgggGTGCAGCCCGGGCCTGGCGGGACCAGGACACAGAGGGCAGGACGCTCTGGCCTGTGTCCTGTTCGTGCCACCCTTTTGAATCCAGAGAAAGGGGTGTGGAAGGGACTCAGTGCAAAAGAGGGGTTAGGGGGCCCAGAACATACTAGAAGATTTGGGCTCTGTCCTGATATTGTTTCCCGCAGAGGAGGAGAAAGTTGAGGACAGACTTGAGGACTTGGAGAGTTGCTAGAAGATGTTGGAGCCTGTGGTCTGCGTGGTCAGGCCTCCTTGGGAGACCCAGGGTCCAGGAGAAGAGAGTGTTAGGGCTTTGGGGGCTGGGGTGCAGAGAAGAGGAAATAGTTCACTTGGCAGGGTTATCCAGGAGCCAAGACTAAAGTGAAGACAGCTGGAGGACTGACTACAAAAGTGAAGTTGAGGTATTTAGGGAAAAGTTAGGGAGAAGAGAACCATCAGGCAGTATTAGCAACCTggaatgtcagagctggaagggatctcAGAGGAGAAAGCtcaagcccagagaggttgagtgacttgccccaAGTGGCACAGCCATGTGCAGGTATTCCTAGGCCAGTGCACTGTGTTTCACATTGAACATTTTTAGATGGCAGACACTGCCATTTTAACTTATCTCTTTCCTATAATATGCCACCTCATCCACAGATATTTATCTCAAAGATGCTTTGGATGATGGTGACAGAATAGAGGAGTCCAAGTGGCTTCTAGGGCTGTGAATAAGGGCCCCATGGTCTGAATACCAAGGGAAAGATGCCAATTTTACTCATACTGTGGCAGCCAAGCCTTTTGGGAGGGAATAAAGAAATGCCGAAGGGGTAAGTGGccgtgtcttttaaaaaattatacctgGTAACCTGGTTGCGAATGCTTACTTAATGCTGTTTCAGTGTTCCTGTTGGGTTCTTGGTGCGtctgatttttctgtcttttcttatcAGAGTACAAGAGAATGGAGGAGGCAATGTGTTGGCCTCAATACAAAAGAAAGATTTGCTTCCTATAAAAGGCACAGCCAGAGAGTCAGTAGCTCAGCCGCCTGAAACTGTGAAGGTCGTGGGGTTATTTTCTGTACAAGTCGATAGTTTTTAGAGAAGAATCACCACAATATCTAACCCTGGCTGAGAGGGTCTGTTGTTTGTCACTAGAGGAACACGGAAAGCAGTTATGCAAAACTATCCATGTTCTGTCTTTGCATGGCGTGTTAGGGTTTGCCCTCTTTTGACCAGAAACACTGAAATCTACCCTTGGTGCATGTCCGGTCTCTCATGCGGCAAAATTGATCTCCTAGGCATCTATTTGGAAGCAAAGGTTTTGAGAATCCGTTCTGGTCTGAGTAACAGCTACTCACATTCTCGTGACCCTGTCCTGCAACAAACTGGTATCCAGGTCCCATGTCATGCTGTGCTGGTTCAACTGTGTGTCCACATCTCATTCTGGTTTTTCTCCAGACCAACCTTGGTGACTCACATTCCCTGGCATGGGCATGAGAAAGACAGAGCGGCCTAAGAGTCTGTCATAAGAGGGGCCCTGAGGTACAGCCTTATGCGTCCTGTGTTGGAACTGATAATTTTCATGACATTTGAGGACAAAACACTTGTCCAGGTGCCTTCCTTTCAGGGATTTAGGAAACTATTACCTTGCATGTCTCCGTGGCTACGAGTACGTCTGGGTGTTGGTCATCCCTGTCACGGTCCATGTGGGAATTTCTGAGCAGATGATCAGGAAGGCTTACACCAAACCAGCACTTCGGTGCACCAGTTCTTGGAGACCGATCTGGTTAATAAAAGCTGGAATCTACCTGTGAGGATAGGCAAGGGAGCCAAGAGTCAGATTGCACCCTCTACTGAAGCCACCGGGGTTAGTGACCTCCCTTCCAGTGCTGGTGACACCAAAAAAGTGAAGGGACTCTGGGTAGGGGTGCTTGTGCAATGGGCCTGGAGCAGGAGCCTGGGAAGAATGCCTGGGCCGCCAGGTGGTTCACCTTCCTTTTGCCCTCCATGGAGAATGCTGCAAAACCAATTCGGTTCCAGAAAGTGCCAGTGGAATTATTTAATTACCTCTGGCTCCGACTCCAGCTTCACCTCCTCACCCCCAGTTCTTAAAGCTTGGTGATAAAAGGGATCTCAGGGGCATGTTTATACTGCTGGGTCCAAACACTGAAACTTTACCAAGGCCTTCAACTAAGCCTTTCTAACCTGCAGGATTAGACCTTGAGAGTGACTGCAGTCCACTGCAAGTATGCAGATTCTTTGCTTGATCTCCTTGTTTTAGAATTGTTTCCACAATAGCTTGAGAGTTTCCCAGTCATTTTCTAATGAGCTGTTTTAAGGTGGTTCTGGAAAGCATGCCTGAGGATGGTTTGCAGGCCTGCGGGACACTCATAGAGAGCTTGCAGTTGACCTTGTGCTGACTCAGGCAGGGAGGAAGCGGCTACAACAGAGGAGgaacccctccttcctcctcagtTCACACCCAGGTTGTCAGGGGTGGGCagagtcgggggggggggggggggggctgggatGCAAGACTTTGCCTGCtgtttggttatttttaattaacatttaatttaaaaagcaaaaactaccTGTATTAAAAGTAGAACTGAACATGTGATTCCAGTGCATTCTAACAAAGTTTTGCAATgaacaggggaaaagaaaaattcaagtaCTTTGTAAgtatagggtttttgttttgtttttttatgttgaaccctctgacttttttttaaaaaagctgtctTGCCCAATTCAGTCAGAACTTTCCTTTCCAGAACAATTGAATGGGTATAAGAAAAGATAATAGGGACTTCcttcgtggcgcagtggttaagaatccacctgccaacgcaggggacacgggtttgagcgctggtccgggaagatcccacatgccgcggagcaactgggcccgtgcaccacaactactgagcctgcgctctagagcccgcaaaccacaactactgagcccatgtgccacaactgcagAAGCACACGcgcctatagcccatgctctgcaacaagagaagccaccgaaatgagaagcccacgcaccacaacgaagagtagcccccgctcggggcaactagagaaagcccgcgcgcagtaacgaagacccaatgcagccaaaaataaataaataaaagaatagataaatttaaaaaacgaaagaAAAGATAATAGCCAATTTGCTCCTAAAATTTTTACTTGTTTAACTTTGTTAGAGGAGAAACTATAAGGCTATTTAAGGATATTTAAAGGATAAGATGTTTAAAGGATATTTAAATATCCTTATTAAGATATCCTTTAAAATGCATGTTTAGATAACTACATTATGGCTATAAATTAAGATAAGAACATTTAGAAAGGTTGGGCCTTTTCAGACTAATACAggtatttgtattattattgttttgtctctgAATGTCTGTGTTTCCCCACTTGGTCACCACTAAGTGATTCCTGCATCCTGGGGAAGTGCTGGgttttttggtggttgtttttgAAAATGGGATCAAGCCCAATACGTCTTCatcctttctcattttaaaaatatatttgattaaacGAAATCAGAAGTTGAAAATGAGGTATTATTTATTGGACTGATACTATTTGTTGGACCAGTGGTCCCCACTCTTGTCAGATGATGAGCGGCATTTTGCCTTTCCTTCTCCTGAACTACCGCCATCACCCCACAGCACCTCccggggcaggggttggggggtagGGATCGGGAGGCCTGAGAGCTGGTACCCCAGCACACCACCACACACCGACACCTCTGCCGTAGTGAGGGGAGATGTGTTTCGCAACTAATCCAGATCTGTGTTCTGTGATTCTCAGGCTAGAGAATTTAATCCTGATTTCATCGCCGACTTCTTCAATTAGCCCATTGGAACTGTCAAATCAGAATATCAATTTGCCATGGTAATTAGAATAAAAATGGCTTGGCTTTAGTGAGGCAATAGCGTTGCGTGGGTTTTGGGCCCTACAAGAATCTTAAGATATTTGAGGTGTTTTATtagattcattttgttttcttgataagaGAAGgtctattattttagaaaatattagaaagtaCAAAGCAGGAAAACAGAAATTTCCTGAAATCCCATCACCTGGAAAATTCTGACAGTTTTAATTATATCACTAGTCTTTTTTCTGTGCATATACGTAATATTTTTCCCTACAAGTCTAGTCTCTATGTACAATTTATCTTCTCCATTTTCTACATTAatcatatattataaatttttatgCCATTTAAATCTTTTTCCACATAATGGTTTTAATGATGATATTAAATTGTATCACATGGATATGGTGCACTTGATTTAACTGGATACCTGTTATTGGTCATTTAGTTTACTTTCTCACCCCTTTTCCCTCCATAATGTTGCactgaacattttagtacattaaCCTTCGCgcatttttaattatttccaaGATTAATACCTGTATGTGATATTAGAACCGAAAATGATGATTTAGAAAGGTTATGCCCATTAAGACTAATACggatatttgtatcatcttttaaaattctttcctaaCTCACTAGGTAAAAACAGGCATTGTCTTCTAATCTGAATTTCTTAAGTTACTTGTAATGCTGGACACTTTGCATATTTATGAGccacttttaaatttctttcatgaattgtCTATTCATGCTCCTTGCTCATTTTTCTACATGGAATATTtgactttgttattgttttataagAACTctttataaaagtattaaaactTCGCTGCCGTgctttttggaaaatgttttcccAGTCTTCGGTTTTTtggttttagttattttttttcacttatagaAAAACAATTGTTTTTATGAAGTCagatttaatttaatctttagcatgattctctttgctttttattcttatAGAGGCTActttcactgtagaaaaacacaATTCTTCACTGATACGAAAGATTTAAAAACACTAAATTGCtggcactttttaaaagtaagataTACTAGAATATAAAAATCTGTACATTGAATGAAAGCAAGTGTGGGTCGGTCTTCACTCCTGATTCCCAGTCTCtggcaccatgcctggcacatagcaaacaCCAATCAATATTTGTGGGaggaattaatttctttttatcgGAGCAAAGCAGTATTTACCAAACTGCATTCAGCAAGGtgctccaccaaaaaaaaaaaagactttccttGTTTGGGATAAGTTTAGGAAATTCGGCAAACAGCACGCTGTTTTCATTATTCTCCGTGGCCCATCAGTATACTGACGGCCCCAACAAGCCCTGACAGGGAAACCCATGAACTAGTTTTAAAACCAGTGGTTCCATACTTCTGTGTTTGTTTTAACCTTGGGcctcttccccccgcccccccactttACACTGTTAATCTCCCCTGAAACCAAGGTCACACTGGACCACACTTGAGGTAATATTGAGCTGTAGCCACGTGGGCAAAGATGAAGGCAAACGTAGTTCGCTGGTCCCTGTCGGAGGGATGAGCCTGAACATCTGTCTGACCTCCttgctgtttctttccttccccttggCCAGGGTTCTAGCCTGCTCTAGCCCCGTGATGGCTGTGGACATTGAGTGCAGGTACAGCTGCATGGCCCCCTCCTTGCGCAGAGAGCGGTTTGCCTTCCAGATCTCCCCGAAGTCAAGCAAACCCCTGAGGCCTTGTATTCAGCTGAGCGGCAAGAATGAAGCCAGCGGGACGGTGGCCCCGACCGTCCAGGAGAAGAAGGTGAAGAAGCGGGTGTCCTTTGCAGACAACCAAGGGCTGGCCCTGACAATGGTCAAAGTGTTCTCCGAGTTTGATGACCCGTTAGATATTCCACTGAACATCACCGAGCTCCTGGACAGCATTGTGAGTCTGACAACAGCGGAGAGCGAGAGCTTTGTGCTGGATTTCTCGCAGCCCTCTGCAGACTACCTGGACTTCAGAAATCGGCTTCGGACCGACCACGTCTGCCTGGAAAACTGCGTCTTGAAGGACAGAGCCATTGCAGGCACGGTGAAGGTGCAGAACCTCGCATTTGAGAAGATGGTGAAAGTCAGAATGACATTCGACACCTGGAAAAGCTTCACAGACTTTCCCTGTTGGTACGTGAAGGACACGTACGCAGGTTCAGACAAGGACACATTCTCCTTTGAAATCAGCTTGCCTGAAAAAATTCAGTCTTATGAGAGGATGGAGTTTGCCGTGTGCTATGAGTGCAATGGACAGACGTACTGGGACAGCAATAAAGGCAAAAACTATAGGATCATCCGGGCAGAGTTGAAATCCACCCAGGGAACAGCCCAGCCACCAAATGGACCAGATTTTGGAATAGCTTTTGACCAGTTTGGAAGCCCTCGGTGTTCCTATGGTCTGTTTCCGGAGTGGCCTAGTTATTTAGGATACGAGAAGCTTGGGCCCTACTATTAGTGATGGCCTGGGATGGAGCCGGGCTGAGTGGGTGCAGAGGAGCCGAGCTGCATCACCCCAGGATGGAGATGGAAGCCCAGAGAAAAGCTGAACTGCCATCAGGCACAGTTTTTGAAAAGAAAGGATCCTAGTCACTTTTTTTCTTCAAGCAGGCAAGCcagccaggcttagatcacagaACTGGGTTCACACTCAGAGGAGATGGGGGTGCGGTCTGTTTGGCACCCGCGTGGTGGCAATGAGGGTCCGAGCAGGATGGTGCTGGAAACAGTCTGGACAGGACCCAGGCCTGCAGGGAGCGCTGGCCAGGCCGGAGGATGGTGGCTCAGTGACGAGGAGACCCTCTCCCCTTGGGTGTGGGAAGTCAGTCCCCCCGGCCCCCTCTTCCTGTGGTCTTCCCCGCCCACCCAGGGCCTCCCCGCCTGTTGCAGCTGCCCCGTGTCTACGTGGGCTTCACACTTTATCTCTGTGTGTTTGATTTTCTTCCACAGTTCATCTGCAGT includes:
- the PPP1R3B gene encoding protein phosphatase 1 regulatory subunit 3B isoform X1; protein product: MRLPAKGADLSPGPRSCCRRRCPCHPGADAAAGWRLRTSGLMSCTRVLACSSPVMAVDIECRYSCMAPSLRRERFAFQISPKSSKPLRPCIQLSGKNEASGTVAPTVQEKKVKKRVSFADNQGLALTMVKVFSEFDDPLDIPLNITELLDSIVSLTTAESESFVLDFSQPSADYLDFRNRLRTDHVCLENCVLKDRAIAGTVKVQNLAFEKMVKVRMTFDTWKSFTDFPCWYVKDTYAGSDKDTFSFEISLPEKIQSYERMEFAVCYECNGQTYWDSNKGKNYRIIRAELKSTQGTAQPPNGPDFGIAFDQFGSPRCSYGLFPEWPSYLGYEKLGPYY
- the PPP1R3B gene encoding protein phosphatase 1 regulatory subunit 3B isoform X3 codes for the protein MPILLILWQPSLLGGNKEMPKGVLACSSPVMAVDIECRYSCMAPSLRRERFAFQISPKSSKPLRPCIQLSGKNEASGTVAPTVQEKKVKKRVSFADNQGLALTMVKVFSEFDDPLDIPLNITELLDSIVSLTTAESESFVLDFSQPSADYLDFRNRLRTDHVCLENCVLKDRAIAGTVKVQNLAFEKMVKVRMTFDTWKSFTDFPCWYVKDTYAGSDKDTFSFEISLPEKIQSYERMEFAVCYECNGQTYWDSNKGKNYRIIRAELKSTQGTAQPPNGPDFGIAFDQFGSPRCSYGLFPEWPSYLGYEKLGPYY
- the PPP1R3B gene encoding protein phosphatase 1 regulatory subunit 3B isoform X2 encodes the protein MCFATNPDLCSVILRLENLILISSPTSSISPLELSNQNINLPWVLACSSPVMAVDIECRYSCMAPSLRRERFAFQISPKSSKPLRPCIQLSGKNEASGTVAPTVQEKKVKKRVSFADNQGLALTMVKVFSEFDDPLDIPLNITELLDSIVSLTTAESESFVLDFSQPSADYLDFRNRLRTDHVCLENCVLKDRAIAGTVKVQNLAFEKMVKVRMTFDTWKSFTDFPCWYVKDTYAGSDKDTFSFEISLPEKIQSYERMEFAVCYECNGQTYWDSNKGKNYRIIRAELKSTQGTAQPPNGPDFGIAFDQFGSPRCSYGLFPEWPSYLGYEKLGPYY
- the PPP1R3B gene encoding protein phosphatase 1 regulatory subunit 3B isoform X4, which translates into the protein MSLNICLTSLLFLSFPLARVLACSSPVMAVDIECRYSCMAPSLRRERFAFQISPKSSKPLRPCIQLSGKNEASGTVAPTVQEKKVKKRVSFADNQGLALTMVKVFSEFDDPLDIPLNITELLDSIVSLTTAESESFVLDFSQPSADYLDFRNRLRTDHVCLENCVLKDRAIAGTVKVQNLAFEKMVKVRMTFDTWKSFTDFPCWYVKDTYAGSDKDTFSFEISLPEKIQSYERMEFAVCYECNGQTYWDSNKGKNYRIIRAELKSTQGTAQPPNGPDFGIAFDQFGSPRCSYGLFPEWPSYLGYEKLGPYY
- the PPP1R3B gene encoding protein phosphatase 1 regulatory subunit 3B isoform X5, whose protein sequence is MAVDIECRYSCMAPSLRRERFAFQISPKSSKPLRPCIQLSGKNEASGTVAPTVQEKKVKKRVSFADNQGLALTMVKVFSEFDDPLDIPLNITELLDSIVSLTTAESESFVLDFSQPSADYLDFRNRLRTDHVCLENCVLKDRAIAGTVKVQNLAFEKMVKVRMTFDTWKSFTDFPCWYVKDTYAGSDKDTFSFEISLPEKIQSYERMEFAVCYECNGQTYWDSNKGKNYRIIRAELKSTQGTAQPPNGPDFGIAFDQFGSPRCSYGLFPEWPSYLGYEKLGPYY